Proteins encoded by one window of Cystobacter ferrugineus:
- a CDS encoding alpha/beta hydrolase, producing the protein MTQATHRDASREKGQPTFVFVHGAGSNSFSWAPLLRELTLLGHRTLAVDLPGHGFDAQFPISYQAPQDLEAFANEPSSMARFTLQDNVDHVVDIVRRVAVHGPVILVGASMGGVTISGVGNAVPDLLARLVYISAWCCVDLPSIAEYSQAPENNESLLPSLAGVAVGNPTQIGVGRANYRSSDPSFLANAKAALMAEATDDQFRAFLNTLQPDESISVMVADARVDARTWGRVPHSYIRLTQDRSIPLSMQNKMIAEADALTPNNRFDVRTVESSHVGFILKAREVAGILASLV; encoded by the coding sequence ATGACTCAAGCTACCCACCGAGATGCTTCACGCGAGAAGGGGCAGCCGACCTTCGTGTTCGTCCACGGAGCCGGCAGTAATTCGTTCAGCTGGGCTCCGCTGCTTCGCGAGCTCACCCTGCTGGGGCATCGCACGCTCGCCGTTGACTTGCCGGGCCATGGCTTCGACGCGCAGTTCCCCATCTCGTACCAGGCCCCCCAGGACCTGGAGGCGTTCGCCAACGAGCCGTCGTCGATGGCACGCTTCACCCTCCAGGACAACGTGGACCATGTCGTCGACATCGTGCGGCGCGTCGCCGTGCACGGGCCGGTCATCCTGGTCGGTGCCAGCATGGGCGGGGTGACCATCAGCGGGGTCGGCAATGCCGTCCCCGACCTGCTCGCCCGGCTCGTCTACATCTCCGCCTGGTGCTGCGTCGATCTGCCCAGCATCGCCGAGTACAGTCAGGCGCCGGAGAACAACGAGAGCCTGCTGCCGAGCCTGGCGGGAGTGGCCGTGGGAAATCCCACGCAGATCGGGGTGGGCCGGGCCAACTACCGCTCGTCCGACCCGTCCTTCCTCGCCAATGCGAAAGCCGCCCTGATGGCCGAGGCCACCGATGATCAATTCCGGGCGTTCCTCAACACCTTGCAGCCCGACGAGTCGATCTCGGTCATGGTGGCGGATGCTCGGGTCGATGCGCGCACCTGGGGACGGGTCCCCCACAGCTACATTCGTCTCACCCAGGATCGGTCGATCCCTCTCTCCATGCAGAACAAGATGATCGCCGAGGCCGATGCCCTGACGCCGAACAACCGGTTCGACGTGAGGACCGTCGAGTCCAGCCACGTCGGCTTCATCCTGAAGGCCCGAGAGGTCGCTGGGATCCTCGCCAGTCTCGTGTAG
- a CDS encoding DUF3467 domain-containing protein, translating to MADVPKPPDAPLQIQLDDEVANGQYVNMAMVNHTETEFTLDFIYVQPHQVRAKVRSRIILNPKHVKRLLLVMQESLASYEARFGPLGPSGEGPSMN from the coding sequence ATGGCGGATGTTCCCAAACCCCCGGATGCCCCGTTGCAGATCCAGCTCGATGACGAGGTCGCCAACGGTCAGTACGTGAACATGGCGATGGTCAACCACACGGAGACGGAGTTCACCCTGGACTTCATCTACGTCCAACCGCACCAGGTCCGTGCGAAGGTGCGCTCGCGAATCATTCTCAACCCCAAACACGTCAAGCGTCTGCTCCTCGTGATGCAGGAAAGTCTTGCCTCCTATGAGGCGCGCTTCGGTCCCCTCGGCCCTTCGGGCGAGGGCCCGTCCATGAACTGA
- the hemF gene encoding oxygen-dependent coproporphyrinogen oxidase: protein MTVDLETLKQQMAEHIHSLQDEICGALERLDGKVRFREDHWKRPGGGGGRSRVLEEGAFLEKGGVSTSVVFGELEAAFASKLQGEGRTFWAGGLSLVLHPRNPHVPTVHANYRFIHQGSKAWFGGGADLTPYYLQEEDAVHFHRVHKEACDRHDPAYYPRYKKACDEYFYLRHREEARGVGGIFFENTGVELEREFAFVKDVSRAFLPAYLPIAERRKDTPYTEEQRAWQELRRGRYVEFNLVWDRGTIFGLETKGRTESILMSLPPRVRWRYDYHPEPGTEEARLVEVLRRPRDWVGA from the coding sequence ATGACGGTGGATTTGGAGACGCTCAAGCAGCAGATGGCGGAGCACATTCACTCCCTCCAGGACGAGATTTGTGGCGCGTTGGAGCGCTTGGATGGAAAGGTCCGCTTTCGCGAGGACCACTGGAAGCGGCCGGGTGGCGGAGGAGGACGCAGCCGCGTGCTGGAGGAGGGGGCGTTCCTGGAGAAGGGCGGGGTGAGCACCTCGGTGGTGTTCGGCGAGCTGGAGGCGGCGTTCGCGAGCAAGTTGCAGGGCGAGGGGCGCACCTTCTGGGCGGGAGGCCTGTCGCTGGTGCTCCATCCGCGCAACCCGCATGTGCCCACCGTGCACGCCAACTACCGCTTCATCCACCAGGGCTCGAAGGCCTGGTTCGGCGGAGGCGCGGACCTGACGCCGTACTACCTCCAGGAGGAGGACGCGGTGCACTTCCACCGCGTCCACAAGGAGGCGTGTGACCGGCACGATCCCGCGTACTACCCGCGCTACAAGAAGGCGTGTGATGAGTACTTCTACCTGCGCCACCGGGAAGAGGCGCGGGGCGTGGGCGGCATCTTCTTCGAGAACACGGGCGTGGAGCTGGAGCGCGAGTTCGCCTTCGTGAAGGACGTGAGCCGGGCCTTCCTGCCCGCGTACCTGCCCATCGCCGAGCGGCGCAAGGACACGCCCTACACCGAGGAGCAGCGCGCCTGGCAGGAACTGCGGCGCGGGCGGTACGTGGAGTTCAACCTCGTGTGGGACCGGGGCACCATCTTCGGTCTGGAGACGAAGGGGCGCACCGAGTCCATCCTCATGTCCCTGCCGCCGCGGGTGCGCTGGCGCTACGACTACCACCCGGAGCCGGGCACCGAGGAGGCGCGTCTGGTGGAGGTGCTCCGTCGTCCGCGCGATTGGGTGGGCGCCTGA